Proteins from a genomic interval of Stenotrophomonas sp. WZN-1:
- a CDS encoding LacI family DNA-binding transcriptional regulator has product MEGGFVNKAAITIKDVAREARVSVATVSRALNGHENVAEPVRQLVLEVAARLRYTPHAAARSLSSRRTNTVGVVLPDLYGEFFSELMRGIDGVARSRRQHLLVSSYHGDQEQQGAALRAMRGRVDGLLVLSPYAESPGFLTDNLPQSLPTVLINTYLPGQDHPVLSIDDHAGAMAMTRHLLDAGHRRIAFISGPDLNFDARERLRGFRDALVAFGSGAEGIELPGDFDEASGHRAGQELLAAGALPDAVFAANDMMALGCLYAFTQAGVRVPADVALAGFDDIPLARFVHPSLTTMQVSIAELGDRAMTRLLQLMDGTSTDGTGDKQTLVPRLIVRDSTTPPSGR; this is encoded by the coding sequence GTGGAGGGCGGCTTCGTGAACAAGGCAGCTATCACAATCAAAGACGTCGCACGCGAAGCCCGGGTCTCCGTGGCCACGGTTTCCCGCGCGCTCAACGGGCATGAAAATGTCGCCGAACCGGTCCGCCAGCTTGTACTGGAGGTGGCCGCCCGGCTGCGTTACACCCCGCACGCCGCCGCCCGCAGCCTGAGCAGCCGCCGCACCAATACGGTGGGCGTGGTGCTGCCCGACCTGTACGGCGAATTCTTCTCCGAGCTGATGCGCGGCATCGACGGCGTGGCCCGTAGCCGCCGCCAGCACCTGCTGGTGTCCAGCTACCACGGTGACCAGGAACAGCAGGGCGCGGCCCTGCGTGCCATGCGCGGCCGCGTTGACGGCCTGCTGGTGCTCTCGCCCTATGCCGAGAGCCCGGGCTTCCTGACCGACAACCTGCCGCAGTCGTTGCCGACGGTGTTGATCAACACCTATCTGCCCGGGCAGGACCACCCGGTGCTGAGCATCGACGACCATGCCGGTGCGATGGCGATGACCCGCCACCTGCTGGACGCCGGCCACCGCCGCATTGCCTTCATTTCTGGCCCGGACCTCAACTTCGACGCGCGCGAGCGCCTGCGCGGCTTCCGTGACGCGCTGGTGGCCTTTGGCAGTGGCGCCGAGGGCATCGAGCTGCCCGGTGATTTCGACGAAGCTTCCGGCCATCGCGCCGGTCAGGAGTTGCTGGCAGCCGGAGCGCTGCCCGATGCCGTGTTCGCCGCCAACGACATGATGGCCCTGGGCTGTCTGTATGCGTTCACGCAGGCCGGGGTCCGTGTCCCGGCCGATGTGGCCCTGGCGGGTTTCGATGACATTCCTCTGGCGCGTTTCGTCCACCCGTCGCTGACCACCATGCAGGTCAGCATCGCCGAGCTCGGCGACCGGGCCATGACGCGCCTGCTGCAGTTGATGGACGGCACCTCCACGGATGGGACAGGGGACAAGCAGACCCTGGTTCCCCGCTTGATAGTTCGCGATTCCACCACTCCGCCATCGGGCCGTTGA
- a CDS encoding BolA family protein: protein MNAERIGRIRDALQQALAPSVLEIEDDSHRHAGHAGARDGRGHFNVHVVSERFAGLAPLARHRAVYAALGSMMDTDIHALSIRAQTPSEQG, encoded by the coding sequence GTGAACGCGGAACGGATCGGGCGGATCCGTGATGCACTGCAGCAGGCGCTGGCGCCCAGCGTGCTGGAGATCGAGGATGACAGCCACCGCCATGCCGGCCATGCCGGTGCGCGCGACGGGCGCGGCCACTTCAACGTGCATGTGGTCAGTGAACGCTTCGCCGGGCTGGCTCCACTGGCCCGGCATCGCGCGGTCTATGCCGCGCTGGGGTCGATGATGGACACCGATATCCACGCGCTGTCCATCCGCGCACAGACCCCGTCAGAACAGGGCTGA
- a CDS encoding YciI family protein has product MWYVIEGYDGQDVLAQRLQARPEHLARLHALRDEGRLLLAGPCPAVDSEDPGPAGFSGSVVIAQFESLPQAQAWADADPYVAAGVYTRVQVRPFRKVLP; this is encoded by the coding sequence GTGTGGTATGTGATCGAAGGGTATGACGGCCAGGATGTGCTGGCGCAGCGGCTGCAGGCACGGCCGGAACACCTGGCGCGGCTGCACGCGCTGCGCGACGAGGGGCGCCTGCTGCTGGCCGGGCCGTGCCCGGCGGTGGATAGTGAAGACCCGGGCCCGGCCGGTTTCAGCGGCTCGGTGGTGATCGCGCAGTTCGAGTCGCTGCCGCAGGCCCAGGCCTGGGCGGATGCCGACCCGTACGTGGCTGCAGGCGTCTACACCCGCGTGCAGGTACGCCCGTTCCGCAAGGTCCTGCCGTGA